AAATGTTTTTATAAAAAGAATGTTATTTATTGTAATGATATAGTTTTTCTTATTAATTTTGTGTCTAAATAAAATTAAGATATGGTAAAAAGTTTAGGTTCCAAACAAGTATTATTTCTGTTGATTCTGATTGCGCTATCAATTTCGGCTATAGCTCAGCGTTTTGAAGGCGGAGTTGTTGTGGGTTTGTCGGGAACGCAAGTAGATGGTGACGGTTACGGCGGATACAAAAAAGCCGGTATTTATTCGGGCTTGTGGATACGGTTGCCAATAGCCGAAAGATTAGACCTTCAGGCAGAGTTGGCTTATTCGCAGAAAGGGAGTAAGCGTTTGCCCGATAAAAACGGCAATGTACATTATTTGCTCAAGCTTAATTATGTTGATCTTCCTTTGTTTTTAAGGTACAATATTTCCGATAAAATAGGTATAGAAGGCGGTTTTAATACGGGTTTTTTCGCAGGAGCCAAAGAGTATCTCGATGATTTCCCTACCGATTATGGAGATTTTCATAAAATGGAGTTAGCGTTTCTTTTGGGATTATATTGGAACATGAATGACAATATCAGTGTTGGAATAAGAAACAGTCGTTCAATACTAAGTATACGCAAAACCAAGCCCAACGGCAGCGTTAGGCGCATTTTCGATACGGGTCAGTACAACGACGTG
The genomic region above belongs to Lentimicrobiaceae bacterium and contains:
- a CDS encoding porin family protein, with the translated sequence MVKSLGSKQVLFLLILIALSISAIAQRFEGGVVVGLSGTQVDGDGYGGYKKAGIYSGLWIRLPIAERLDLQAELAYSQKGSKRLPDKNGNVHYLLKLNYVDLPLFLRYNISDKIGIEGGFNTGFFAGAKEYLDDFPTDYGDFHKMELAFLLGLYWNMNDNISVGIRNSRSILSIRKTKPNGSVRRIFDTGQYNDVLTINVQVKL